A DNA window from Cognatiyoonia koreensis contains the following coding sequences:
- the rpsO gene encoding 30S ribosomal protein S15: protein MSITAEDKTRIMKEFATKEGDTGSPEVQVAILSSRIATLTEHFKTHKKDNHGRRGLLKMVALRRKLLDYTKAKDEARYQSLIERLGLRR, encoded by the coding sequence ATGTCGATTACTGCCGAAGACAAAACACGTATCATGAAGGAATTCGCGACCAAAGAGGGCGACACAGGTTCCCCCGAAGTTCAGGTTGCAATCCTGTCCAGCCGCATCGCGACGCTGACAGAGCACTTCAAGACACATAAGAAAGACAACCACGGCCGCCGTGGTCTTTTGAAGATGGTGGCCCTGCGCCGCAAGCTTCTGGACTACACCAAAGCCAAAGACGAAGCCCGTTATCAGTCGTTGATTGAGCGTCTGGGCCTGCGCCGCTAA
- a CDS encoding calcium-binding protein translates to MLAILGLIGVAISALVIMDTDNTDDDLTLESDSDTLGASGRPAPIVAVSDIVFSDDLESEEESAFSDAAETVTIPDGGGDPVFAKGGDDTVTGSDSADHIDGQDGDDALFGNGGDDALEGGRGNDLIRGGDGNDVIAGHVGDDQLFGDDGDDQIMGGDGNDLLDGGEGDDSLQGYLGKDTLIGGNGSDTLFGGADDDVLDGRGDDSRDYLNGGAGDDLLYGGAADVLNGGGGADVFNLTSDADAFVGDFSETDDMLEIVYEGAIPPALSTHLTDDGLEVMADGEVVATLGGITQLDLVHVRLIAA, encoded by the coding sequence ATGCTTGCTATTCTTGGATTGATCGGCGTTGCAATTTCTGCATTGGTCATCATGGACACGGACAATACCGATGATGATCTGACGCTGGAAAGCGATAGCGATACCTTGGGTGCAAGTGGTCGGCCCGCCCCCATCGTCGCGGTGTCTGACATCGTTTTTTCCGATGATCTTGAATCCGAAGAGGAAAGCGCATTCAGCGACGCGGCCGAAACGGTCACAATTCCTGATGGTGGCGGCGATCCGGTGTTTGCGAAAGGTGGCGACGATACGGTGACCGGTAGCGACAGTGCCGACCATATCGACGGACAAGACGGTGATGACGCTTTGTTTGGCAACGGTGGCGATGATGCGCTCGAAGGCGGGCGCGGGAACGATTTGATCAGGGGCGGAGATGGTAACGATGTGATCGCGGGCCATGTCGGGGACGATCAGCTATTTGGCGATGACGGCGACGATCAGATTATGGGTGGCGATGGAAACGACCTTCTTGATGGTGGCGAAGGCGATGACTCTCTGCAGGGATATCTTGGCAAAGATACTCTGATCGGCGGCAATGGGAGCGATACGCTGTTTGGCGGAGCCGACGATGATGTTCTCGACGGGCGAGGGGACGATTCGCGCGACTATCTGAATGGCGGTGCCGGGGATGATTTGCTGTATGGCGGGGCTGCAGACGTGCTGAACGGCGGCGGCGGGGCTGACGTCTTTAACCTCACCAGTGATGCAGATGCATTTGTTGGTGACTTCAGCGAAACCGACGACATGCTTGAAATCGTGTACGAAGGGGCGATCCCGCCCGCTTTGTCGACCCATCTGACGGATGATGGGCTTGAGGTGATGGCAGACGGCGAAGTGGTGGCGACACTCGGCGGCATCACACAACTTGATCTGGTCCATGTCAGACTGATCGCAGCCTAA
- a CDS encoding alpha/beta fold hydrolase: MIDGFECIRVDCGDISLSVHRAGQGEPLLLLHGYPQNHHCWGKVAPQFAQNFDVIVPDLRGYGDSDAPPDDELHTVYAKRTMANDIAHLMDKLGIAQAHILGHDRGGRVAYRFALDHPERVKKLGIIEIVPTGDFWAHWNADLALKGYHWTFLAQPYPLPERMIGADPAAYIEWTLAAWTLSKSLDVFSPEALQSYCAQAADPAHLHAMCADYRAGATYDRRLDEAETGRISAPLHFLWAESGFPAHTGDPSAIWRKWATYVSDTSCISGHFAMEENPQAVLDAFIPFFTAG; this comes from the coding sequence ATGATTGATGGCTTCGAATGCATTCGCGTCGATTGCGGCGATATCAGTCTGTCTGTCCATCGGGCAGGTCAGGGTGAACCGCTTCTCCTGCTGCATGGCTATCCGCAAAACCATCATTGCTGGGGAAAGGTTGCACCACAGTTCGCCCAAAACTTCGACGTCATTGTACCGGATCTAAGGGGATATGGGGACAGCGATGCGCCGCCTGACGATGAGCTCCATACAGTCTATGCCAAGCGCACGATGGCGAATGACATCGCGCACCTGATGGATAAGCTGGGGATCGCGCAGGCACATATTCTGGGACATGACCGCGGCGGGCGTGTTGCTTATCGCTTTGCGCTTGATCATCCCGAGCGGGTCAAGAAATTGGGTATCATCGAAATTGTACCGACAGGTGATTTCTGGGCCCATTGGAATGCCGATTTGGCCTTGAAAGGGTATCACTGGACGTTTCTGGCGCAGCCATATCCGCTGCCTGAACGGATGATTGGCGCTGACCCTGCCGCCTATATCGAATGGACGCTGGCAGCTTGGACACTGAGTAAGTCGCTTGATGTTTTTTCGCCCGAAGCCTTGCAAAGCTATTGCGCGCAGGCCGCCGATCCTGCGCACTTGCATGCAATGTGTGCCGACTACAGGGCGGGTGCCACGTACGACCGACGGCTGGATGAGGCGGAAACTGGACGCATTTCAGCGCCGCTTCACTTTCTGTGGGCAGAGAGCGGTTTTCCTGCGCATACCGGTGATCCTTCTGCGATCTGGCGCAAGTGGGCGACTTATGTGAGCGACACAAGCTGCATTTCGGGCCACTTTGCGATGGAGGAGAATCCGCAGGCCGTACTTGATGCATTCATTCCGTTCTTCACCGCTGGTTAA
- a CDS encoding DUF1643 domain-containing protein → MIVREHRADGTHSVVSYSDCQKYRYALTRTWDSAGQRLLIVMLNPSKADEIANDPTVERCERRARTLGFGSFRVLNIFAWRDTDPFQMRNRRWPVGPENDAVLSEGANWADMILAAWGVHGAHRGRGPCVARTLAAAGKPLTHLGLTKDGHPRHPLYVSYKTQPEVWDI, encoded by the coding sequence ATGATAGTCAGGGAACATCGAGCAGACGGGACGCATTCGGTCGTCAGCTACTCTGACTGCCAAAAGTATCGCTATGCCCTGACGCGGACGTGGGACAGTGCGGGGCAGCGGCTGCTGATCGTCATGCTGAATCCGTCAAAGGCGGACGAAATTGCCAATGATCCGACCGTGGAACGCTGCGAGCGGCGGGCCCGTACGCTCGGCTTTGGATCGTTTCGCGTTCTTAACATCTTTGCTTGGCGGGACACCGATCCGTTCCAGATGCGCAATCGCCGGTGGCCCGTCGGTCCCGAAAACGATGCTGTTCTGAGTGAAGGCGCGAATTGGGCCGATATGATCCTTGCAGCATGGGGCGTACACGGCGCGCATCGTGGGCGCGGGCCATGTGTTGCCAGAACGCTCGCTGCGGCGGGCAAGCCGCTGACGCATTTGGGGCTGACAAAAGACGGTCATCCACGCCATCCTTTGTATGTCAGTTACAAAACACAGCCGGAGGTTTGGGACATATGA
- the truB gene encoding tRNA pseudouridine(55) synthase TruB, translated as MARKRKGRDISGWLVVDKPAGMTSTAIVNKVRWAMDAKKAGHAGTLDPEATGVLAIALGEATKTVPYITDALKAYTFTVRLGQATNTDDAEGEVIAESDARPSDDEIKQALGQFVGDIMQVPPQFSAVKIDGERAYKKARDGEEMDLAARQLWVEELLHVDRPDPDHVTLEMTCGKGGYVRSIARDLGKALGCFGHVRELRRTWSGPFKAEDGVSVETIDAQAKTGALDAYLVPLEAGLEDLPEVRCLQDSVAKLRNGNAAPVIASELEFGDECWASYDGKAVAVGIYRGGMMHPSRVFTTLDQSEVL; from the coding sequence ATGGCACGCAAACGTAAAGGCCGTGATATTTCAGGCTGGCTTGTGGTAGATAAACCCGCCGGAATGACCTCCACCGCCATCGTCAACAAGGTGCGCTGGGCGATGGATGCCAAGAAGGCAGGCCATGCAGGAACACTCGACCCAGAAGCCACCGGAGTTCTGGCCATCGCGCTTGGCGAGGCGACAAAGACCGTGCCTTACATCACTGATGCGCTGAAGGCCTATACATTTACCGTGCGGCTTGGGCAGGCGACCAATACCGACGACGCTGAGGGCGAGGTCATCGCCGAAAGCGATGCGCGCCCGTCGGATGACGAGATCAAGCAAGCCCTTGGTCAATTTGTCGGCGACATCATGCAGGTTCCACCGCAGTTCTCTGCCGTCAAGATTGACGGGGAGCGCGCCTACAAGAAAGCGCGCGACGGGGAAGAGATGGATCTTGCCGCGCGCCAGCTTTGGGTCGAGGAATTGTTGCATGTCGACCGTCCTGATCCTGACCACGTGACGCTTGAAATGACTTGCGGCAAAGGCGGGTATGTACGCTCTATCGCCCGTGATCTGGGCAAGGCGCTAGGCTGTTTCGGACATGTGCGCGAATTGCGCCGTACGTGGTCCGGTCCTTTCAAGGCCGAAGATGGCGTTTCGGTCGAAACGATTGATGCGCAAGCTAAAACCGGTGCACTTGATGCTTATCTTGTACCGCTAGAAGCAGGGCTGGAAGATCTCCCCGAGGTCCGCTGTTTGCAGGACAGCGTCGCGAAACTGCGCAACGGCAACGCGGCCCCCGTTATCGCCAGTGAACTTGAATTTGGGGACGAGTGCTGGGCGTCATATGATGGCAAGGCTGTCGCGGTCGGGATCTATCGCGGCGGCATGATGCACCCCAGCCGTGTTTTCACAACTTTGGATCAGAGTGAAGTCCTTTAG
- a CDS encoding phosphodiester glycosidase family protein: protein MRLLVALFMLLATPAAAVLCEDLTFQGNSYTICTVNAATENLRLFHTGQNGEVYGQFDAIQATLDVETLSFAMNAGMYHSDRSPVGLYQEDGAIVSQIVSSDGPGNFGLLPNGVLCINDDSARVIETLQFIESARQCRDATQSGPMLVIDGALHPRFIPNGSSKFIRNGAGTSPDGKTAYFAISNDAVNFHSFGLLFRDYLQVDQALYFDGKVSRLHAPQLGRSDFGFQLGPIIGVID from the coding sequence ATGCGCCTGCTTGTTGCGCTGTTCATGCTTTTGGCGACGCCCGCTGCAGCTGTCCTGTGCGAAGACCTAACCTTTCAAGGCAACAGTTATACGATCTGCACCGTGAACGCCGCGACCGAAAACCTGCGCCTGTTCCACACCGGCCAGAACGGAGAAGTCTACGGCCAGTTCGATGCCATTCAGGCGACGCTGGATGTAGAAACCCTGTCATTCGCGATGAACGCCGGCATGTATCATAGTGATCGCAGCCCAGTCGGTCTTTATCAGGAAGACGGCGCAATCGTTTCGCAGATCGTCTCCTCGGATGGGCCGGGCAATTTCGGACTGCTGCCCAATGGTGTTCTTTGTATCAACGATGACAGCGCGCGGGTCATCGAAACGCTGCAGTTTATCGAATCTGCGCGCCAGTGCCGCGACGCGACGCAATCCGGCCCGATGCTGGTCATTGACGGCGCACTGCACCCACGTTTCATCCCCAATGGGTCTTCCAAATTCATTCGTAATGGAGCGGGCACCAGCCCGGACGGCAAAACCGCCTATTTCGCCATTTCCAACGATGCTGTAAATTTTCATAGTTTTGGTTTGCTGTTCCGCGATTACCTGCAGGTTGATCAAGCGCTTTACTTTGATGGGAAAGTCTCTCGTCTTCACGCCCCGCAACTTGGCCGATCAGACTTTGGATTCCAGTTGGGGCCGATCATCGGCGTGATTGACTAG
- the rbfA gene encoding 30S ribosome-binding factor RbfA: MAKNKNSTGGAPSQRQLRVGEVIRRRLSELLQRGDIHDPDLERMSITVGEVRCSPDLSIATAYVLPLGGQGQEEALAALRKNRHEIRKQVSKALTIKFAPEIRFAIDDTYDRMDATRRLLADEHVRQDLDD; encoded by the coding sequence ATGGCAAAGAACAAGAATTCCACCGGCGGTGCGCCGTCACAACGCCAGCTGCGCGTGGGCGAAGTCATCCGGCGGCGGCTGTCAGAGCTGCTGCAACGTGGCGATATTCACGACCCCGACCTTGAACGCATGTCGATCACAGTCGGCGAAGTTCGCTGTTCACCTGATCTGTCTATTGCGACAGCCTATGTGCTGCCGCTTGGTGGCCAAGGTCAGGAAGAAGCGCTGGCCGCGCTGCGCAAGAACCGTCATGAGATCCGCAAACAGGTGAGCAAGGCGCTAACGATCAAGTTTGCGCCGGAAATCCGTTTCGCCATCGACGACACATATGACCGCATGGATGCAACCCGTCGCCTTTTGGCTGACGAACACGTGCGGCAGGATCTCGACGACTGA
- the dapB gene encoding 4-hydroxy-tetrahydrodipicolinate reductase: MSELPGIVVTGASGRMGQMLVRTIAESGAARLVGALERAGHDWIGRDIGEAMGGAAIDVLVTDDPVEVFAKAQAVIDFTAPAATVAFAGLAAQARAVHVIGTTGLTEADLKAINAAARHAVIVRAGNMSLGVNLLVQLTKKVAAALDEDFDIEIIEAHHNQKVDAPSGTALMLGEAAAEGRGVKLADVRDSGRDGMTGARMRGNIGFAAIRGGDIVGDHDVLFAAKSEQITLRHRAMDRTVFAKGALKAALWGQDKSPGEYDMVDVLGL; this comes from the coding sequence ATGTCAGAACTTCCGGGCATCGTTGTCACAGGCGCATCCGGCCGCATGGGCCAGATGCTTGTCAGAACAATCGCCGAAAGCGGGGCAGCGCGGCTTGTCGGAGCGCTCGAACGGGCAGGGCATGACTGGATCGGTCGCGATATTGGCGAAGCGATGGGTGGTGCTGCGATCGATGTCCTCGTGACAGACGATCCGGTCGAGGTGTTCGCCAAGGCGCAAGCGGTGATCGACTTCACCGCACCCGCCGCAACAGTCGCATTTGCCGGACTTGCGGCGCAGGCCCGCGCAGTTCACGTCATCGGAACAACTGGTTTGACCGAAGCCGACCTGAAGGCGATCAACGCGGCCGCGCGCCACGCGGTCATTGTCCGTGCGGGAAACATGTCGCTGGGGGTAAATCTGCTTGTGCAACTGACAAAGAAAGTTGCCGCAGCACTGGATGAGGATTTCGATATCGAAATCATCGAAGCGCACCATAACCAGAAGGTCGACGCGCCTTCCGGCACCGCTTTGATGTTGGGAGAGGCGGCCGCCGAAGGGCGAGGCGTCAAGCTGGCTGATGTACGCGACAGCGGTCGTGACGGCATGACAGGTGCAAGAATGCGCGGCAATATCGGGTTCGCCGCAATTCGCGGGGGCGATATCGTTGGTGATCACGACGTTCTCTTTGCAGCAAAAAGCGAGCAGATCACACTCCGGCATCGTGCAATGGACCGCACCGTTTTCGCAAAGGGTGCCCTAAAGGCCGCACTTTGGGGCCAGGACAAGTCACCCGGCGAATATGATATGGTCGATGTTCTGGGGCTATAG
- a CDS encoding dihydrodipicolinate reductase, producing the protein MKNAFVGGLLAIMSAAPAAAQDYRPVTDKAEFLSLLAGKNLSNRLYAVNLAVSPDGTIAGTGAGWDITGTWSWQDGFFCREMSWGGDPIPYNCQLVEVAGNDMRFTIDQGAGDSASFRLR; encoded by the coding sequence ATGAAAAACGCATTTGTTGGCGGCCTGCTGGCCATCATGTCTGCCGCGCCTGCGGCCGCGCAAGATTATCGTCCGGTCACCGACAAGGCAGAGTTCCTGTCTCTGCTTGCTGGCAAGAACCTGTCGAATCGCTTGTATGCGGTAAACCTTGCTGTCAGCCCCGACGGCACGATCGCAGGCACAGGTGCCGGCTGGGACATCACCGGCACGTGGAGCTGGCAGGACGGTTTTTTCTGCCGCGAGATGAGTTGGGGTGGCGATCCAATCCCGTATAACTGCCAGTTGGTCGAAGTCGCAGGGAACGATATGCGCTTCACAATAGATCAGGGTGCCGGTGACAGCGCGTCATTCCGCTTGCGCTGA
- a CDS encoding DUF1674 domain-containing protein yields the protein MSQNESDLPAAAQRALAEAEERRKKAKEMQLPPELGGRDGPEPVRYGDWEKKGIAIDF from the coding sequence ATGAGCCAGAATGAGTCCGATCTTCCAGCCGCAGCCCAGCGCGCCCTTGCAGAAGCCGAGGAACGCCGCAAGAAAGCCAAGGAAATGCAATTGCCACCAGAATTGGGTGGCCGCGATGGTCCCGAGCCCGTTCGCTACGGCGACTGGGAAAAAAAAGGCATCGCCATCGACTTTTAG
- a CDS encoding RsmB/NOP family class I SAM-dependent RNA methyltransferase translates to MTQTGMPARRAAHQMLQQITTEGRLLSELLGSGVLDQLAPEDRATAQRLVTETLRGLDRADRLLKPFLQKNPPIFVRNALRLGAIELVGGGAAHGVVNAYVEIVGRNKRTQSLKGLVNAVLRKVDPAAWEQLPVPVTPPWLRQPLVAAWGRKAMNGIEKAHFAGAPLDLTAKADAKAVAAAVDGEVLPTGSVRVADAGQVSKLPGFVEGNWWVQDAAAALPVKLLGDVQGQRVLDLCAAPGGKTLQLAAAGAAITAVDLSPTRMARVEENLKRTGLKAETIVCDARAFKADPYDAVLLDAPCSATGTIRRHPDLPHAKDGAEFGALIAQQAILIDHAVTLVKPGGRLVFCTCSLLPDEGEVQVEEALERHPELTVDRAALARPGIDPDWITEEGGLRLRPDYWAEAGGMDGFYMAVLSKPA, encoded by the coding sequence ATGACACAAACCGGGATGCCTGCCCGTCGCGCGGCGCACCAGATGCTGCAGCAGATCACCACTGAAGGGCGATTGCTGTCCGAATTGCTGGGGTCGGGCGTGCTTGATCAACTGGCCCCCGAAGACCGGGCGACCGCGCAACGATTGGTTACCGAAACACTGAGGGGGCTCGATCGGGCAGATCGACTACTCAAGCCGTTCCTGCAAAAGAACCCGCCGATATTCGTGCGCAATGCCCTGCGCCTCGGTGCAATCGAACTCGTCGGCGGGGGTGCGGCCCACGGCGTCGTGAATGCCTATGTCGAAATCGTTGGTCGTAACAAGCGTACGCAGTCCCTGAAGGGTTTGGTGAATGCAGTCTTGCGCAAGGTGGACCCCGCGGCATGGGAACAGCTACCCGTCCCTGTGACTCCGCCGTGGCTACGGCAACCGCTGGTCGCGGCCTGGGGACGCAAGGCGATGAATGGCATCGAAAAGGCTCATTTTGCGGGTGCACCGCTTGATCTGACGGCGAAAGCGGACGCAAAAGCCGTTGCGGCAGCGGTAGACGGCGAGGTTCTGCCGACGGGCAGCGTGCGTGTCGCGGATGCAGGACAAGTATCGAAACTGCCGGGTTTCGTCGAAGGGAATTGGTGGGTGCAGGACGCAGCCGCGGCTTTGCCAGTCAAACTGCTTGGCGATGTGCAAGGTCAGCGCGTGCTTGACCTATGCGCCGCGCCGGGCGGTAAGACGTTGCAACTTGCTGCGGCTGGCGCGGCGATCACCGCAGTCGATCTGTCGCCAACACGCATGGCCCGCGTCGAAGAAAACCTGAAACGGACGGGTCTCAAGGCAGAAACAATCGTGTGCGATGCACGCGCGTTCAAGGCTGATCCATATGACGCTGTGTTGCTGGATGCCCCGTGCTCGGCAACCGGAACGATTCGCCGCCACCCTGATCTGCCGCACGCAAAGGATGGCGCGGAATTCGGCGCGCTGATCGCGCAGCAGGCGATCCTGATCGACCATGCGGTGACATTGGTCAAGCCGGGGGGGCGGCTGGTTTTCTGCACTTGTTCGCTTTTGCCCGACGAAGGCGAAGTGCAGGTCGAAGAGGCACTTGAGCGTCATCCTGAGCTCACCGTGGATCGTGCAGCACTCGCGCGGCCTGGCATCGACCCCGACTGGATAACCGAGGAAGGTGGACTGCGCCTGCGCCCCGATTACTGGGCGGAAGCGGGCGGGATGGACGGGTTCTATATGGCGGTTCTGTCAAAGCCTGCGTGA
- a CDS encoding heparinase II/III family protein, with the protein MHRYHARRAARAKPATGFVTQPEPRTIGHFARGRQLIAGNYLFAGTLTEAKDASIWEIDQSSPMVREELHGCNWLDDLAAVGDAKARASAQAWVNDWIDRYGTGTGPGWLPGLTGRRLIRWINHGIFLLRGQKKERSEAFFRSLGQQTLFLSRRWRVTPPGLPRFEALAGMIYAGLALEGMREHVAPAMRALAADCRTEIDADGGIATRNPEELLEVMTLLNWAIAAFAEAGQQPPPPVLDAIDRIAPTLRALRHADGSLARFHGGGRGLDGRLDHALATSNVKTPPGEGLHMGFARINAGRMSIIIDAARPPTGLFSANGHASTLAMELTSGRRPIIVNCGSGRSFGPEWRRAGRATPSHATLGIEGYSSSRLGQASGALSNGPEILVDTPTLVRCETSELPDGRRIELSHNGFQLTHGLTHARILDIAHDGRGIVGEDMLTTLSSDDQRRFDSALDQSKLQGIPYAVRFHLHPDVDATVDLGGTAVSLALKSGEIWVFRYDGIGRMDLKPSVYLENGRLKPRATRQVVLSGRAMSYATRVCWSLAKAQDTPDVVRDLAPR; encoded by the coding sequence ATGCATCGTTATCATGCGCGTCGCGCGGCGCGGGCAAAGCCTGCGACGGGGTTCGTGACTCAGCCCGAACCACGTACGATCGGGCATTTTGCACGTGGGCGACAGTTGATTGCGGGCAATTACTTGTTCGCAGGCACTCTGACAGAGGCAAAAGACGCTTCAATCTGGGAAATCGATCAGTCTTCGCCAATGGTGCGCGAGGAATTGCATGGATGTAACTGGCTGGACGATCTGGCAGCCGTCGGGGACGCCAAGGCGCGGGCCTCCGCGCAGGCTTGGGTGAACGATTGGATTGACCGATATGGCACGGGGACAGGTCCCGGATGGTTGCCGGGCCTGACCGGCCGGCGGTTGATCCGTTGGATCAATCACGGGATCTTCTTGTTGCGGGGGCAGAAAAAAGAACGCTCGGAGGCGTTCTTTCGCTCGCTAGGTCAGCAGACGTTGTTCCTGTCGCGCCGCTGGCGGGTGACACCACCGGGTTTGCCCCGTTTCGAGGCGCTGGCCGGGATGATCTACGCAGGCCTAGCACTGGAAGGAATGCGAGAGCATGTCGCGCCGGCAATGCGTGCACTTGCCGCCGACTGCAGGACAGAGATCGACGCAGATGGCGGCATCGCCACCCGTAATCCCGAAGAGCTTTTGGAGGTAATGACCCTTCTGAATTGGGCGATTGCGGCATTTGCCGAGGCCGGACAACAACCGCCGCCACCAGTTCTGGACGCCATTGATCGCATCGCACCGACCTTGCGTGCACTGCGTCATGCCGATGGCAGTCTGGCGCGCTTTCACGGTGGCGGGCGTGGACTTGATGGGCGTCTGGATCATGCGCTTGCGACATCCAACGTAAAAACACCGCCCGGTGAAGGGCTGCACATGGGCTTTGCCCGCATAAATGCGGGCCGGATGTCGATCATTATCGACGCAGCGCGACCGCCCACTGGCCTGTTCTCTGCAAACGGTCACGCATCGACACTGGCGATGGAACTGACAAGCGGACGCCGCCCGATCATCGTGAATTGCGGGTCCGGGCGCAGTTTTGGACCTGAATGGCGCAGGGCCGGAAGGGCAACACCCAGCCACGCGACGCTCGGGATCGAGGGGTATTCATCCTCACGCCTCGGTCAGGCGTCGGGTGCGCTCAGCAACGGGCCGGAAATACTTGTCGATACGCCAACGCTGGTGCGCTGCGAAACATCCGAATTGCCGGACGGACGGCGGATCGAATTATCGCACAACGGCTTTCAACTGACCCATGGGCTTACGCACGCCCGTATTCTGGATATCGCCCATGACGGGCGCGGCATCGTGGGCGAGGATATGCTGACGACGCTCTCAAGCGATGACCAGCGCCGCTTTGACAGCGCATTGGACCAGTCAAAGCTACAGGGGATTCCCTATGCCGTGCGATTCCACCTGCATCCTGACGTTGATGCGACGGTCGATCTGGGTGGAACAGCGGTATCGCTGGCGCTCAAATCCGGGGAAATCTGGGTGTTTCGCTATGACGGGATCGGCCGTATGGACCTGAAACCGTCGGTTTATCTGGAAAATGGGCGATTAAAGCCGCGTGCGACACGACAGGTGGTTTTATCTGGACGCGCAATGTCCTATGCGACGCGCGTCTGCTGGTCACTGGCCAAGGCGCAGGACACCCCCGACGTTGTCCGCGATCTGGCCCCAAGATGA